Sequence from the Rutidosis leptorrhynchoides isolate AG116_Rl617_1_P2 chromosome 3, CSIRO_AGI_Rlap_v1, whole genome shotgun sequence genome:
TTTTGGGCTGATTTAATTTTATCATAATTTTGGGTCAGGGCCTGAACATTCCCATTAAGCCCACCCTCTCTTTTCTGTTGGGCCAAATTGTTAAACCCACTCTTCATCTGATTATAGGTGGCCTGGACATTCCCATTGAACCCACCCTCTCTTTTCGGTTGGGTCAAATTACTAAGCCCAATTCTTGACTGGTTATAGATTTCGGGTTCAGTACCCCATTTAATCTCACCCTCTCTTTCTTTTTTCACGAACGTGGGATTAGCCATTACTGTATCCctaataaaattagggtttctCAACCTTCTCTCCCTTTTATCACTTTCTGGTGATTTTAATCGAGAAAAAGGATTTAatccttcttcttcttcgattGTACGAAGACAATAAAATCTATTAGGGTTCTTCCCCTTTTCAGATCGATGGTAATTAACGTTTGACGGTGTTTTCATGGTATGTTCGTTCTTTTTATTCAATTGAGAGCATGATTGGACCGAATAATTGGGATTACAGTCATTTGACTTCCCTTTTTTCTTCGGTTTATGAAATATATTTGAAAAATTACGGTTCAAGTGTTTTACCCTTACCCTTATATGCGATTGAAGCAAGGATTTAAAGTTTAAAGTACCTTTTGTCGGATTGTAAGAGAGTTTTAAGACGCCGTCGCCGGTAACCTCATGGTGGCCGCCGCCGTCGCCACCTTAGCTCTTTCATTGTCTCCGTCCGCCGCTGTCTTTGCCTTTCTAATGGTGACCGGTGGTGGTTTACAGAGAGCGTTAAGGTAACTATCTTTAATCAGCCCCAAATATTCAGATTTCATATTTTGTGTGCTGATTTGATGAATTGAGCTACCGTCTTTTCTTGACATGGAAGCTTAATTTCTGGTAAATGATTGAAGCTATAAAATGGTTGATTTGATTCTAGGATCAAGCCATTAGCTCTGATTCCATGTTTTCAatgttaaaagtaaagattttaatCTTGTATTGAATATGAATAAATGTTTGATACAATTGAATTAAAATCTAAGAAAGAGTTGAGTGTTCTTATACATTAAACTCTCTAACAGCTACTTCTAATTAAGGAATGGTTACAATTCACTATTGGGACCCCCTTATTACAAATTTGGAAAATTGTGCTGGTATGGCAGATTTTGATCCGTTGAATTGGCTGCTAGTTGTGATATTGTGACTTTGTTCTCAAATGGGAAATGATGAAAGTACCTTTCTGATCCCAAAGGTCAACTTACCTTAAATGGTAATTTGCCTTTTTTGCCTCTTGTTTGTTGTTACAGTCTAACAATAGATGACGAATGTTCTGCATAGAAACCAATGATAACCAGTCGCTTTAGAATCCTGCATGAATAGTTCTGCATTCTAAAAATAAACCTACTTCTATTTCAATTTCAATAACTTAGAAGTTAAAAAGAGTAGTAATAGAAATATACCTATTTTTCTTTAACAACAATTTTACATAgtggatcatttatttcaacgatccTCATACATGTAACACACGTTCAGGTGAAAACCTGAACCTAATAGGAATAGTAATATTTCAACCCTCCAATTTATTATTCTAACAATAATCGTACCCAAATGCATTTTGAAAAATGGAAAGATTAAAAATCATGATTAGAATGGAGAATAACTGAATAAGTTAATGACAAAAGTCACAATCTTAACCTATTAGGAGAATTGTTAAGTTAAATTAGTatgatgaaaaattattttccaatTGATATTATAAATCATTTTCCACATGAGGAGGTCTGAAAATTGGCTCACAACAACTCTGCAAGTGATCTTGATCATCAATTTTGAAGTAGATATTGCGTCTTTATCATTAGACGAGACATTATTTGTAAGCCCAATGGGCCGTATTTAGCATTACTTGTCCATCACTCTTAGATGTGCTAGGTCATTTATCTAGACTCTATATATGTGATCCGATGTATTATGTTTCATTCATTcaaaataataacaaatatatcCTTTCCATCAATATAGCGTATTTCTGTTTCTAACATGGTATCAGACTGCCTCTTTCAAACTTAACCCTAATCGCCTTTCTTCTTCATCTGCGGCTACCCATTACCATCTATATTCATAATGTCTACACCTGGTATATATGATAAGATCTATACCGTAACTTCGGTTACTCATCTTATTCCCATCAAACTCGATCTTGCTAAACTCAATTACACACATTGGAGCACTCTTTTTAGCACGCATTGTGCTGCGTTTAACGTGCACACCTTTCTTGCTGAGTCGACTACTTCTGATCCGCCAACAGAGGAATGGAAAAATTCCGACGCTGTCGTAATGGGGTGGATTTTTCTAACGATCTCTGAATCGCTCCTCAAACGTCTACTTAACACCCAACCAAAAACGTCCTGTGAAGCATGGGACTTTCTAAAGAAAATTTTCCAAGATAATAAACGTTCCAAGACCGTAGAACTAACAGCAGAACTTCGGTCTTTATCAATTACAGATCAAACAGCAGAAGCTTATTTTCGCAAGACTGATTCAATAGCAGCCATGCTTCAAAATCTTGGCTCAAAAATGGAAGAAGATGAGCTTGTAACTTATGCCATCAACGGGCTCAATGACCGATTTCCACACGCCACACATATCATTATCCACATCTATCCATTTCCCGACCTTAATACCGTTCGTTCCATGATCACCTTAGAAGAGATGCAACTCAACCGTATAAAACGTATCAACAAAGAATCGATAGGTACCCCCTCTGCACCCACTGTTCTCCTTGCTCAAACAAATACTGGAAATACAAGTACTTATCGACCACAAAATACCGCCACTCAACCATGTCGGAACTTCAATCGAGGTCATTGCCGGTTTGGTGAAAAATGTCGGTACCTGCATCAATTGAATCGTAACAATATTGGGCATAATGTTGCCAACAGTGGCCAAAGTCGAACCAATGGGAACAACTAGGCTCAGCTATTAGGGATTATTGCAGCCCAACAACAACTCATAGTCCAACAGCAACTTTCGAGGCCTAATTCTGCTGCCTCTTCAACGTTTGGGCCGAGGACTCCACCCTCCCAATTAATAAGCCCGTCTGGTTTTGCTTCTGTTGGGCCTCAAGCGAATTAAGTCAGTGGGCCTCAATATTTATCACAGCCTCATCCTCAGACTGGGCCTCAATACTCGCCACAACCCAACTTTGGTGGACAGCAACAGTAGATCAGTGGGCTTTATCTTGGGCTCCCTCCACAACCTGTTAATTCGCATGGCATTTATCACCCTGGACCTCCATCTGTTTATAGCTCATACGTAGCACAACAATAACCCACTCAAGAGATTTGTTACCACAAGCCTTCACTGCCAACACTCTTCAGGATCATGGCAACTCAGGTTGGACGATTGATACTGGTGCTTCAACCCATCTTACTTCTAGCATTAATACTTTGAGTTCCATTTTTAATCATTGCATTTATCCTTATTTTTCTGTTGGTGACGGGAATCCAATTCCTGTCATCAATACTGGCCATAGCGTTTTGCCTAATATTCATCGTCCCCTTCACTTGTCCAATGTTCTTGTTACGCCAAATATAGTTAAAAATCTTATTTCTGTTCGCCAATTTGCACATGATAATAAAGTTTCTGTTTCATTTGACGAGTTTGGTTTTTCTGTGAAGAATTACTGGACCAACCGCCTGCTTCTCCGATGTGATAGCACCAGAGATCTCTACCCGCTCACATACCTGACATCCACTCCTGCTCATCATGCACTCATCACCACTCCCAGCATCTGGCATCAACGTCTAGGACGTCCAAGCATTGATGTTTTTCGTCGCCTTATTTCTAGTAGTTCAATTTCTTATAATAATACAAAATCTCCCGTGCTTTGCAATGCATGTCAACTtggcaagtgtagtgacccgaacttttccatgtttatatatattaaatgaaattgatatttacatgattaagtgtttccaacatgttaagcaatcaaacttgttaagacttgattaattgaaataggtttcatatagacaattgaccacccaagttgactggtgactcacgaacgttaaaacttgtaaaaactatacgatgacatatatatggttatatatatatatagttaacatgattttattataagtatgtatctcattaggtattttaacaatgagttatatacataaaaaatgagactattaatttaagaaactcgaaaacgatatatataacgattatcgttataacagcgtcttactaggtacatatgaatcatattaagatattgatacacttggttaattatgttaaatgataagtaaatatattattaagtgtattaacaatgaaatacatatgtaaaaataagactactaacttaatgatttcgaaacgagacatatatgtaacgattatcgttgtaacgacatttaaatgtatatatatcatactaagatatattatatatcataatatcatgataatataacaatttaacatctctttatatcatactaagatatattatatatcataataaaaatgggttaacaacattcaacaagatcgttaacctaaaggtttcaaaacaacatttacatgtaacgactaacgatgacttaacgactcagttaaaatgtatatacatgtattgttttaatatttattcatacacttttgaaagacttcaagacacttatcaaaatacttctacttaacaaaaatgcttacaattacatcctcgttcagtttcatcaacaattctactcgtatgcacccgtattcgtactcgtacaatacacagcttttagatgtatgtactattggtatatacactccaatgatcagctcttagcagcccatgtgagtcacctaacacatgtgggagccatcatttggcaactagcatgaaatatctcacaaatttacaaaaatatgagtaatcattcatgacttatttacatgaaaacaaaattacatatcctttatatctaatccatacaccaacgaccaaaaacacctaaaaacactttcattcttcaattttcttcatctaattgatctctctcaagttctatcttcaagttctaagtgttcttcataaattccaaaagttctagtttcataaaattaagaatacttccaagattgcaagtttacttccaagttttctaaatccattccaagtaatcatccaagatcaagaaacctttgttacttacagtaggttatctttctaatacaatttaataatcatattcaaactttaattcaatttctataactataaaaatcttatttcaagtggaaatcttacttgaaattgttttcgtgtcatgattctgcttcaagaactttcaagccatccaaggatcctttgaagctagatttatttttctcatttccagtaggtttatccaaggaacttgaggtagtaatgatgttcataacatcattcgattcatacatataaagctatcttattcgaaggtttaaacttgtaatcactagaacatagtttagttaattctaaacttgttcgcaaataaaagttaatccttctaacttgacttttaaaatcaactaaacacatgttctatatctatatgatatgctaacttaatgatttaaaacctggaaacacgaaaaacaccgtaaaatcggattttcgccgtcgtagtaacaccgcgggctgttttgggttagttaattaaaaactatgataaactttgatttaaaagttgttattctgggaaaatgatttttattatgaacatgaaactatatccaaaaattatggttaaactcaaagtggaagtatgttttctaaaatggtcatctagacgtcgttctttcgactgaaatgactacctttacaaaaacgacttgtaacttatttttccgactataaacctatactttttctgtttagattcataaaatagagttcaatatgaaaccatagcaatttgattcactcaaaacggatttaaaatgaagaag
This genomic interval carries:
- the LOC139901189 gene encoding uncharacterized protein → MSTPGIYDKIYTVTSVTHLIPIKLDLAKLNYTHWSTLFSTHCAAFNVHTFLAESTTSDPPTEEWKNSDAVVMGWIFLTISESLLKRLLNTQPKTSCEAWDFLKKIFQDNKRSKTVELTAELRSLSITDQTAEAYFRKTDSIAAMLQNLGSKMEEDELVTYAINGLNDRFPHATHIIIHIYPFPDLNTVRSMITLEEMQLNRIKRINKESIGTPSAPTVLLAQTNTGNTSTYRPQNTATQPCRNFNRGHCRFGEKCRYLHQLNRNNIGHNVANSGQSRTNGNN